A region of the Phaseolus vulgaris cultivar G19833 chromosome 11, P. vulgaris v2.0, whole genome shotgun sequence genome:
NNNNNNNNNNNNNNNNNNNNNNNNNNNNNNNNNNNNNNNNNNNNNNNNNNNNNNNNNNNNNNNNNNNNNNNNNNNNNNNNNNNNNNNNNNNNNNNNNNNNNNNNNNNNNNNNNNNNNNNNNNNNNNNNNNNNNNNNNNNNNNNNNNNNNNNNNNNNNNNNNNNNNNNNNNNNNNNNNNNNNNNNNNNNNNNNNNNNNNNNNNNNNNNNNNNNNNNNNNNNNNNNNNNNNNNNNNNNNNNNNNNNNNNNNNNNNNNNNNNNNNNNNNNNNNNNNNNNNNNNNNNNNNNNNNNNNNNNNNNNNNNNNNNNNNNNNNNNNNNNNNNNNNNNNNNNNNNNNNNNNNNNNNNNNNNNNNNNNNNNNNNNNNNNNNNNNNNNNNNNNNNNNNNNNNNNNNNNNNNNNNNNNNNNNNNNNNNNNNNNNNNNNNNNNNNNNNNNNNNNNNNNNNNNNNNNNNNNNNNNNNNNNNNNNNNNNNNNNNNNNNNNNNNNNNNNNNNNNNNNNNNNNNNNNNNNNNNNNNNNNNNNNNNNNNNNNNNNNNNNNNNNNNNNNNNNNNNNNNNNNNNNNNNNNNNNNNNNNNNNNNNNNNNNNNNNNNNNNNNNNNNNNNNNNNNNNNNNNNNNNNNNNNNNNNNNNNNNNNNNNNNNNNNNNNNNNNNNNNNNNNNNNNNNNNNNNNNNNNNNNNNNNNNNNNNNNNNNNNNNNNNNNNNNNNNNNNNNNNNNNNNNNNNNNNNNNNNNNNNNNNNNNNNNNNNNNNNNNNNNNNNNNNNNNNNNNNNNNNNNNNNNNNNNNNNNNNNNNNNNNNNNNNNNNNNNNNNNNNNNNNNNNNNNNNNNNNNNNNNNNNNNNNNNNNNNNNNNNNNNNNNNNNNNNNNNNNNNNNNNNNNNNNNNNNNNNNNNNNNNNNNNNNNNNNNNNNNNNNNNNNNNNNNNNNNNNNNNNNNNNNNNNNNNNNNNNNNNNNNNNNNNNNNNNNNNNNNNNNNNNNNNNNNNNNNNNNNNNNNNNNNNNNNNNNNNNNNNNNNNNNNNNNNNNNNNNNNNNNNNNNNNNNNNNNNNNNNNNNNNNNNNNNNNNNNNNNNNNNNNNNNNNNNNNNNNNNNNNNNNNNNNNNNNNNNNNNNNNNNNNNNNNNNNNNNNNNNNNNNNNNNNNNNNNNNNNNNNNNNNNNNNNNNNNNNNNNNNNNNNNNNNNNNNNNNNNNNNNNNNNNNNNNNNNNNNNNNNNNNNNNNNNNNNNNNNNNNNNNNNNNNNNNNNNNNNNNNNNNNNNNNNNNNNNNNNNNNNNNNNNNNNNNNNNNNNNNNNNNNNNNNNNNNNNNNNNNNNNNNNNNNNNNNNNNNNNNNNNNNNNNNNNNNNNNNNNctagcagtcctagatggtccaaacaaatccatatgcaaaacatccaaagctttatttgaggaaaccatatcttttgatttaaaagaagttctaacatgtttccctttacacaggcatcacacaatctgttattttgaaactttatgtttggtaaaccagaaacaagttccttagattttagcttattcaagtgatttgtgtgaatgtgagctagtctcctatgccacagccatgactcatcatttttagatagcaaacactcattttcagaacagctcttaataatgtctaggagataaatgttgtttaccctttttccagtgaacagcaccttaccagaattttcatttgaaatagTACAAGTATTTGCTTCGAAAttaaccttgtatcccttgtcacacagctggctaatgcttagaagactatgttttagcccttcaacatatagaACATTCTCAATtgtagttgagtctttagtgccaacatctcctcttccaagaatttttcctctattgttatctccatatgtgacatgcccttcagctttgagtttcagatttataaactgagtcacatcaccagtcatgtgctttgagcagccactgtctagataccactggtttctcctgctgtttttctgcaacaaaacagatttagcacatatggtacccttTTAGTttagggtccagcatgattaacacctttccttaggaagccatttggctaaacctttaggaacaaaatatttcctagccttacatgttctagatacatgaccagatttcatacaataaaaacatgttgcagtatgcattgtttttgaattgctaaaagaggaaaaacctgttttggaaggaacaaagaaacttgacagctttttcacattacctttcattccaggattatatcctaaaccatttttattgaaaacagcattttgtgaacctaataaggtttcaagattttctcttcccttagtgaaatttgaaagtgtttttaacaaatactcaacctgtttttccagctttttgcaattatcacaagttttaattgatgcatgcaaacatgtcaattcaagactaattaattcagttttagctttgtgcagttcttcttcaagagttttaacctttggttcaagtaccttatttactttattcaatctgttgcacattacagccaacctgtttgcttcatcatgagtttccttaaaggctaatagcagttgatcatagttttcagaatcagtggagaaattacttactgagtcagagttggatccctcatcattcaccatgaagcaaagatttgctttttcactttcagttgaagaatcactagatgaggatacatcattatcttcccatgagatatatgctcttctacctttccctttgtcattcttcttgcttgctgatttttctttactttgattgtttggacaatcagcttttatatgacctggtttaccacatccaaaacacgtgtaattggaagaatttgaatcaataggttgtttggaatacctctttctctgctgagttctgtcacggtttttctttctaaggaatctgctgaatttcctggtgagcagactcacagtctcatcatgttctgtatcaccttcttcctcacttgcatcatgttctatggtagttttcagagcaattcctttggccttcttttccactgtttcttgttctttcaatcttttcagctcaatttcatgttctatcagctttccaaaaagtgcagcagtggagatcttggataaatctctggattctgagattgctgttaccttaggctgccagctcctatcaagacattttaatacctttatgttgagctcttccttctcaaagactttaccaaggccaatgaggtgatttacaatatgtgtaaatcgtttctgcacatctgcaatactttcttcagattgcattctgaatagctcatactcctgaatgagtgagtgcttccttgcccgtttcacatcatcagttccttcatgagtcacctctagtacatcccacatctcctttgctgagttacattgagagactctaaagaactcatccatattcagtgcagatgtgatgatattcttggctaacgaatcatattgggcctttttcttctcagtttcactccattcagaccaaggcttctttattgtttcatctttgacaacctgcataggtataaaaggtccactgaccactgcatcccagattcccatgtcaatagattccataaagatcttcatcctgattttccagaaagcatagttaacaccaccaaacattggaggtctattaatagatgcaccttcagcaaaaggcattttaaactcagacatcatatacacacttgagcaaaatacaagccctagctcttgataccaattgttgggtctattagtgtctaagttcaagaggggaggggtgaattgagcttataaaattttcgcaagaacacacaatttttcagtattccagaggcaaaaagaacagattgattttacatgaaacagattgatttttcagagcagtattggcacaatctgaattttgttcactgtaaaattgtgatcagcAGAGAATCAGAACAGAATCAGATCAGCTTATTATTGTGAGGATAAGGATATAGCTATGCTTAGAGATCAACCAAAAATACACAACACAAGATCTCAAGAAAAATGAtcctttcacaggttttaatgaatggtcagtttgttcacaattcacttaagccattatatgcagcaaccttgtttatgatcagaaacctttaacaagacaggaagaacaattttcacttaacccagaattaacagattcaatttaaaaagaacagatttagttcttgacaggaTTAAGCAAAgacagaaaagagtgcagggatgagaatgcaagatacacacgtttttatactggttcactcatacagagctacatccagtctcaccttaccccaaggtggaattcactaaacaCAGTGCAAATTACTTACacaaccagcagttcttgaaccctacaagaacaccacatacaatgctgaaaaaccctatttcagcacaccttgcactccaagaaaccctatcaaggagtgactaacacttacacctttacacaacagaataaaggaaagattacacctgaaaagaagatgcaagaactcaaaaccagtagttcaatttgctgcagaaactgcaccagcaccttcaccaagattcaaggtttcctagaacaagcacacttgaaaatctctttggaaacctttcaaaaactcttttcaatccttctttctcacatggaaattgtttgatctctgtcaaaagcgtaattcctcagcactcagccatgtgagagagacattgtttatatagaaaactgtttctaacttcttttcataaaacagttgaaaagcagttaagaaaacaacagattcagttttgaatcttaacagatttatttgtgaaaactgccaactcagcttaacagaaataactgtctgagtggtacctttggagccctaactaactcgtgaaaaacctttcaactcaccaaggaataaacctgttctttcacagtgaaacagattaaagtataacacacaggccagctcagcttaactgaaataacgaactgagctttcccttggtgccttaacagaaatttagaaaagccttttaacagagaagaaataaacagattctttcttcataaaacagatttatttgtgtactgttttaaaactgttaaaaccattttaaaaagctttttaaaaccatttaacgaaagcctttttaacagagaagaaataaacagattctttctccataaaacagatttatttgtgtactgtttgaaaactgttaaaaccattttaaaagacttttcaaaaaccatttaaccacaccatgtgcttgatctagacttggttaggcatctaggataggttacacagcaaaaggcaatcatacacacttacaagcctaattacatatgaatctaaaaacctattacaatcttcaaagcacccaagccattttcttcatcaaacacacatcaagccttggtagggaagaagcttcctccagcttcaacaccttTAACACTTAGTGTTTTAGAAGTTTTTCAATACTTATTCTCTAAAGTCAATCTACTTATCCCCTTTCAATGCGTTGGGCAAATTGGTCATTTTTGGTCTTTTTGTTTGTAGTATTTCCTTCTTTttctgcaagattcatcatattcttctcttcttctattGAGTTAAGCTTTGCTTTTTTGAGAATTGCATGTTTTTCGGGTTGTTTTTCCATGTATTCTACTTATGCATGCCTAGTTTGCTATGAATTTTACAATAATTTACCTTTATCATGCATCTGTTGAGACTCCTCTACTAGCACAATTCAAATATAGTTGTATATCGATTGGGACTGTTGACAATGTTGAACATATATGAATTCGTCTAGATCCCCAAAATATATAAGCAATTACAATGTTATATAACTTGCTTATGTTATCTAATTGTCTAAGTTTGATCCATCTTTTGGTCCACATGTAAATTTCTTggataataaaagaaaaaaaattaaaaagttgaaATGCTTACGGAAAGATTAAGAGTTTAAACCTAAATGTGGGTGAAAATGTGATTTAAGGAAatcttaatatatttatattcttttattaaatttttttgtaagTAACTATGTGAATATTTATTAACAATGTTCAATATTTTAATGTATAGAAAATATATGAATGCTagtacataatatatatatatagatatatatgtgtgtattaCAAGAGAATAATTATGACTTTTTATACTAGTGTTATATAACCCATGCATCAACACGAATGCCACACTAGTAATTTGAACATTCAAAATTATGTTGAGATGTTTCATACGTTCTGAAATATCAACACATTGCTAGACTTTTAAAGTGCATCAGCCAAACAAAGAATATGAACTTTATTTATCCCAGAAGTTATACCAATAGCTAGAGGGAAATTCAAAGTTAATTCATCATCTCAAAACATTGAGCAACAAAAAGGAATGAATTGTTTCTTCAGCAAGCATTTCTCATCAAATCTTGATTACTCAGTTATctatatataaacatatatatataataatcaaGAAGTTCCAATCAAATAGATGGAAATGCAATCAAACATAACATTGAGAATTTGCCAGCCAAAATTAGAAACAAAGGAGACCCCAGAATCACACTCCCTGCTTGTTCACCTTCCTGGTTTGTATGGCTAATTACCTCATCATCCACCAAAACCATgttcttgtttttcctttttttttattccctTTCAAACCTTCAATCatattacaaatatatatacatgCGTGCTTGATTAAGTTTAttggtaaaaaataaattattttaaaatcattatttttccCATGATGTGCTTATTAATTTCTTGGCTTTGGTGTAGGTTATGCAGAAGATGATATAGGTGCTCAATTTGAGTATGATTATAGAAGAGTTAGAGTTTTTGGTGGACGATCACTTGGAGATAACAGATCAATCCGCTTCAACATTGTATATGCAGTTCCTATGAATTGTGATGTGAACAAGCTGAAAGGTGTGTTCCAAGGAGAAATTTACAGTATCATAATGCCAAAGGTAACCATATCAAGTGAGAATGGTGAAATGGAAACTTGTGAGGAACCAAAATCAATAATTGAGAGTCAAATGCAAGCTAATGAGGCTTTAACCTCACCAAAAGCTACAAGTGATTTTGTGCCTCAAAAGGGTGAAGAAGGAATTTCACAAAATGCCAAGAATCAAAGAGAAGTAAATTTTGAAAGTAGTGAAAGGAAAAGGGTTAATGGGAAAGAAAGGAAGAATGCTTCTGCATCAGGAAAACCACCCCAGAAAGGAAAAAAGGAAGGTATCATGGATGAGACTATTGGATGTAAAATTGGTGACAGAAAGGGCAAAGAAAAAGTGGAAATGAATGGTAAATTTGGTGATATTGGATCATCAAAATGGATTGGGATAAAGGAGGTGGCTGCTTCTGCTTCACAAGCTGTGACAAGTTTGCTGAAAGGGTTCAATGAAGATGAGCATGTGCTACTGTATACTAGTGCAACGGTTCTGGTGTTGGGACTAGGTGTTTATGCTTCTTACAAAAAGCTTCATTCTCTAGCTACAACATAAAGAATCCATCTTTTTCATATGATTTCGgcatataaacatatatttaaaGTCACATTTTATGATCATATCTGTCTATTTTTTCTGCACTAATAATAATACATAGTTACTAAACTAATTGTAAAACAAGCATGACAAGTTTTATAATCATAAAAGATTGAGGCAGgccaatttttttagtcttaaaAACATCATTAAAGTTAAAgcttgagaaaaaaatattaaagttaagTAAACTTATTTGATTGCTTCACAGTTTTTTTAgcttaaaaattactttaagtTATTAGTTTCACTATTGAATATGAATTCTTGGATTTTAGAATTTGCAATAAAGAAGGAAAAGATCCTGAAATTAACTTATATCTAGAAAATGTTTATTCATCTACTGGATATCAATCTAGAATGAGGTCAATCAACTGATGCATACTTAATTAGTCTTTTAAATCTcagaaaaattcaaataaatgcctgatttttttaaagatttcaaTTAGTTccctaattttttttcattttagtctttaaaaaacTGTTTATAAGGTAGAGTTTGTATAATCAAAGTAGGATCTCTTACAATTAActtgttttaaatttgtatataaactAGCATGTTAGAAagataaaaattcaaaaactaaaTTGCTTAGTTACTCAAGTATCTGATGTCTGCAACCACACTGAGTAATTTCGAGTGAACGTACTTAAAAGATAAGCAGGCATGAATTGACAATAACAACTCAACCTACATTTTATATTTGGATAAATTTCTCTTAAATGcttatagaaaagaaaaaaaagttaaacttttctgaaaattaaaatcataaattggtgaaaaaaataataattattcataaattaattaacttctaaaatggttatccaattttttcttttccattttcttctcttataaaaaatgttttctatCTGATGAAAAATTCTTTCTGGGTAGGGTAGCAAAAAACCATACATAGCAAAGGACATACCAAACTtcactttccaaaattaatGCAAAATGTGAGGCAAAGACAAGAAATAGGAGACATGTACACACTTTATACTCCTAATTGaaacttttcatttttctctaTCTCCCTTTTGTCATTTCATGTCATCTATCATATCTACACTTCTGTTTTTTCCATTTCTAAAGTAAAAGACAAAGAAAAATTTACAAGAATTTACAATAGTCCATTTATTCAACCAAAGATTTACTCTTCGGATTTTGATGGTTTGCTAGATTGTGACTCCTTCATCTACTGTGAAGGAGTCCTCCTTCTGTTAGTTCCTTCTCCCGAAGTATCTGCACAGAAattttgaagattgtaatattAACTGAAAGAGACATGTTTGGATTCAAGTTTGAAGACTAAGTTTGAATGAACTTCATTCTGTAAACTAAGTTTGCAAAAATAAATCTCCTTTATTCCAACTCGAACTAGTTTTTTCAATGCAAAATTGAGAGGAAACTCAATTTACCAACAAAAAACCAttgaaaaccaaaaaaaaaaatcagttttcttttgtaataaaacaaaatataaaacagTTGAGAGGTCCAATTCGAATCCACAAAATTAGGAAGATCAAAACTCAAATGCAAGAGTTACAAATTGGTTGTTCAATAGTTAATTTTCCTCATTCTCAAAAGCAGGTTCAATGGTTGACATTACCTCCAGATGGACTTGAGTTATTGCTGTCCACCGACTCAGGAGAACTTCTTATTAACTTGTCTGTCAGTTCAGGAACATTATAGGTGGGACTTGCTGGCAGGAAACATAACTCTTCTTGAGACATGTCAGAGTCACTGAAATCAAGACCTTTCTCCACATTCTCCACATTCTCCACAATTTCACCTTCTTCAACTTCATCACCTTTAGATCTTTTCACCTCCTGAAATGATGTGAACTTAGGACGAACTAAAAGTTGatcaagaaagaaaaagaagaccAGTATGATCATGTCACTCTACCTTACCTTCTCAGTCTCAGGAGATTTCAAATCAAATTCATCTTCTCGCTCTACAAAAGGAACAAATACACTGCAGTTCTCTGAGACATCTTTGGCCCAGACATGAATTTTGCCAGCCAAACAAACGGATACAACAATAGGACGTGCAGGATGCCATGCTAAATCAACAATGCTTTCCTTAGGCCCTTCAAGGATTTTCACCTGTATAGCTTTATCCCATATGTAAATCTTGTGTCCTCCTTTACTAGCAGAACCAGCAACAACCCACTCCCCATTGTCACTGAAGCAGGGTGATTTCCAGTGAGAAATCATGGTTAAATCTTGCATCTCCCGGATCAAAGTCAAGCAATTTGATCCTACAGCCTGCAACTTATCAGTACCCTTTAGGCCACTGAAGTTCCCTTTCAGAGCATCAAGTGCTTTAACTTCATCTTTCAGAGGTAGAAGATTTTCATAGATCCGGATTATTCGATCACTTGAGTTTGCTAGAAGGTACCGTCCATTTCTGCTGAACACAATGTTCTT
Encoded here:
- the LOC137823877 gene encoding inactive protein RESTRICTED TEV MOVEMENT 2-like, with translation MEMQSNITLRICQPKLETKETPESHSLLVHLPGYAEDDIGAQFEYDYRRVRVFGGRSLGDNRSIRFNIVYAVPMNCDVNKLKGVFQGEIYSIIMPKVTISSENGEMETCEEPKSIIESQMQANEALTSPKATSDFVPQKGEEGISQNAKNQREVNFESSERKRVNGKERKNASASGKPPQKGKKEGIMDETIGCKIGDRKGKEKVEMNGKFGDIGSSKWIGIKEVAASASQAVTSLLKGFNEDEHVLLYTSATVLVLGLGVYASYKKLHSLATT
- the LOC137824250 gene encoding protein RBL-like codes for the protein MAASSSVVDDYLDYGHAKCIAFNRRGTLLAVGCKDGRCVIWDFETRCIVKELKDEECSSPINSVCWSRSCNHLLVSSADQSLTLWDVKNDNRITRIVLQKNPLQARLHPRSSKPPLCLACPLSVPPLIVDLNTEKTTSLHICVLHSRCDCSDATTFCSPTPACFNKYGNLVYVGTSKGKILLIDYIENEVHAMILIPGDCEVKNIVFSRNGRYLLANSSDRIIRIYENLLPLKDEVKALDALKGNFSGLKGTDKLQAVGSNCLTLIREMQDLTMISHWKSPCFSDNGEWVVAGSASKGGHKIYIWDKAIQVKILEGPKESIVDLAWHPARPIVVSVCLAGKIHVWAKDVSENCSVFVPFVEREDEFDLKSPETEKEVKRSKGDEVEEGEIVENVENVEKGLDFSDSDMSQEELCFLPASPTYNVPELTDKLIRSSPESVDSNNSSPSGDTSGEGTNRRRTPSQ